The following are from one region of the Strix aluco isolate bStrAlu1 chromosome 30, bStrAlu1.hap1, whole genome shotgun sequence genome:
- the LOC141916686 gene encoding uncharacterized protein LOC141916686 — protein MILQTNSILWRIFSLPPLCFGFEQQNPPRPSAFFFFFFFFNEKKVLLNLKPTHLQEHQQGWVGFWRGSFATELGTFLSLFAGDNHLFLEKQGARGALPVLPGPAARLGRGFCQHQDKPAARPGRSQAASLLRCKGWPRSSSLKPIGRSSRDAFDTREERSPTFTLRDALLIFWPANRGSLALVKVRGEFPDQLTITWTQEWGLYKKKNTSKSRESLVVKELPAGPVLWDPQQKPLTMADPARTILLLLFLLLPADPGLEHNVD, from the exons ATGATTTTACAGACAAACTCCATTCTCTGGAgaattttctcccttcctcccctttgttttggctttgaacaacaaaacccaccacgcccctctgcctttttttttttttttttcttttttaatgaaaaaaaagttctgcttaaTCTTAAACCCACCCATCTCCAGGAGCATCAGCAGGGCTGGGTGGGTTTCTGGAGGGGGAGCTTTGCCACAGAGCTGGGCACCTTCTTGTCACTCTTTGCTGGAGATAACCACTTATTTTTGGAGAAGCAGGGAGCAAGAggagccctgcctgtgctgcctggccCCGCTGCCCGTCTCGGCCGAGGCTTTTGCCAGCACCAGGACAAGCCGGCGGCGAGGCCGGGGCGAAGCCAAGCTGCCTCCCTCCTCCGGTGTAAGGGATGGCCACGGAGCAG cagcctgAAGCCCATCGGCCGCAGCTCCAGGGATGCCTTTGACACCAG GGAGGAGCGTTCACCCACATTCACCCTACGTGATGCTCTGCTCATTTTCTGGCCGGCAAATCGCGGGTCTCTGGCCCTGGTGAAAGTTCGCGGGGAATTTCCTG ATCAGCTCACTATAACGTGGACCCAGGAGTGGGggctatataaaaaaaaaaacacctccaaaAGCCGTGAGAGCCTGGTTGTGAAGGAGCTGCCAGCAGGACCTGTCTTGTGGGACCCTCAGCAGAAGCCGCTCACCATGGCTGATCCTGCAcgcaccatcctcctcctcctcttcctcctcctgccagcagaCCCTGGCCTGGAGCACAACGTAGATTGA